The following nucleotide sequence is from Chryseobacterium sp. CY350.
TACATTATGAAAAAATTGGTTTTAATATTAATACTTTTTATTACAAATATTCTTTACTCTCAAAATATAAAATTTGTAAATTCACAATTTGCAGAGATCGTTCTAAAAAAGTATCCTACAATTGACATTAATAAAAATGGGAAAATTGAAATTGATGAATCAGCAAAGGTTGATAGTCTTGATTTAATGGAAGAAAATTTAACTGATGTTGAAGATTTAATTCATTTTAAAAATCTAAAATATCTTTCATTAACAATAAATGAAATAAAAACACTGAAATTAAATGACTTTCTTAATCTTGAAGAATTATATTGTTCAAGAAATAAGCTAACAAAATTGGAAATTTCTAATATGCCAAAATTGAAGGACTTAGCATTTGGAATTAATCAACTTGAAAAAGTGACAATTAAAAACTGTCCAAATATTGAGTCGTTGAA
It contains:
- a CDS encoding leucine-rich repeat domain-containing protein — protein: MKKLVLILILFITNILYSQNIKFVNSQFAEIVLKKYPTIDINKNGKIEIDESAKVDSLDLMEENLTDVEDLIHFKNLKYLSLTINEIKTLKLNDFLNLEELYCSRNKLTKLEISNMPKLKDLAFGINQLEKVTIKNCPNIESLNFMDNKINTIDLSQFSKLKYLSADNNGLTQIDFSKNPLLIQFIIDENQIKKIDISNNPNLDMKILYIDDNVEIIGTKKQTKNYTPISRPPASM